GGACAGCCTGTCCACGGTTTTTACCTTGTATTGAGGGCAATATTACCGGTTAAATTTCTTGCAGGCACTTGCGTAGGCCATAATGGCTTTAACATAGTTGTCACAGTGGTTGTAGGCCCAAATGGCTTGTTTTTTCTTTTGCAGATCATTTTTTACCCATCCGTTCGATTTTAAGTAATTGGCGATGCTTGCCATGGCATCGGAAAAGTTGTTAAGGTCGATCTCTCCATTACCATCCCCATCAATGGCATATTGAATCACTGATGACGGGATAAACTGACAGAGGCCAAAAGCGCCTGCCCATGAGCCCTTGATAGAAAGAGGATCTTTTTTATTGTTCTTACAAAAAATCAGCAGATTTAACAGTTCTTTTTCAGCCCAGGCTGAACGGCGGTTTTCGAGAACGGCAAGCGTGAGAAGACCATTAAAGACAAGATATCTTCCTTCATAACTGCCCAGGTTTGTCTCCAGACGGTAGATGGCAACGATGGTTTCCTTTTCGACGCCATACTTATTCTCTATTTCTTCAAAGACGAGCCTGTTTTCCTGCAAGACCTTCTGCCCTCTTTTAACCGATGTACGGGTGAGGAGGCCGAATTTTTTATGCATGTAATTAATGCCGTGCCCCTTTTTATCGAGAATTTCCGGATAAAGTGTTACGCGGCTGTCAGAGAATATTTTCTGTACCTCTTCATCACTGAATCCGTTGACCTTAATCTTTTGAATGAGAGATTCACCATTAGGAGGAAGGTTGAAAGGACTGGTCCCGCCAGCGGTATTCGTGGTTATCGCCAACAGAATGAAAAGGATCATTAAGGATTTTGAATAGATCGAGATTGATACGGCAAGATTTTTGGGGGAATGGAACTGCCCCCAGTCTCTCTCTTCACGGAATGCGAGGAGTTGTTCGAGTATTTCCTTTACGGAAGTATCGTTGAACAGTGCCACTTCTCATTTTTTACACTATTTCTCTTGTTTGTCAATGAATAACTGAAGACAATAGCACGACCTGGACGCAGGCAACGATATGGTTTGGTGTATAAAAAGCCTGTTTAAAAGTCTTTTTTCTCCATAAATTTGTCGCACACCCGTCTCCCGACTAATCCCCGAAAGACACTCCGATTTCCCGCGCAGTTCTTATGGTATCGCAATCGACCGGGACATTCCTTATTTTTCCGATTACTTCCTCAAGGGGGATGGCCTTTACCTCGGGGGGGTCAAGGGCTACCATGGTACCGAATCTCTTCCCCTCAATCATTCTTACAGCCGCCGCACCAAAGCGAAGCGCTATGAGGCGGTCAAAGGTCGTCGGCGATCCTCCCCGCTGCAGGTGGCCAAGAACGATGGATCTTGTGTCCTTCCCGGTCTTCTTCGAGATCTCTTTGGCTAAATGCTCGGCAATCCCTCCAAGCACGACGTCCTGACGTCCCGCCTCGCCCTTCCCTTTGTCAACAACCTGCCCTCCCAGAGGGGCCGCCCCTTCGGCAGCAACTACTATAGAGTACCGCTGTCCCTGTAATTCACGATCCATGATGTGTTCGCAAATCAGATCGATATCAAAGGGGATTTCAGGGATCAGGATAACGTCCGCTGCACCCGACACGCCGCTGTTCAGCGCAATCCACCCTGCATTCCTTCCCATCACTTCAACTACCATGACCCGTTCATGAGATTTCGCTGTAGAGTGGAGACGATCTATTGCCTCGGTGGCAATGCTCACTGCCGTGTCAAAACCGAAGGTGATTACCGTGCCGCAGAGATCGTTGTCAATAGTCTTCGGCACACCAATGACAGGTATGCCCTTTTTATAGAAGTCGTAGGCGATGGACAGGCTTCCATCCCCTCCCACTGCTACCAGGCAATCAAAGTGGAGCCTTCTGAAGTTTTCCACAACTTTATCCGATACATCGCGTATCTCTGTTTCACCTGCCAGGTTGGTAATGGGCATCTGGAATGGATTGCCGCGATTTGTCGTGCCCAGCATTGTGCCCCCGATGTTTGCAATATGGCGCACCTTATCCGGGGTGAGAGGAATAATTTCATCCGTGTTTAACAGGCCTGCATACCCATTTTTAATACCGTACGTATCCCAGCCTCTGCTGTTTGCGGCCAAAACTACTGCCTCTATGACGGCATTAAGCCCGGGGGCATCCCCGCCGCCGGTATTGATTGCAATCTTCATCCCTTTTTCCATTTTAACCCCCTTTTATTCGAATAACCAATCATCAATCTTCCAAATTACACCTGTCTGCCTCGTCCAAGGCACAGGCAGGAAAGTTTGGATATTGTTATTCGGTTAAAATACACTTTACTTTATATTGTAAAATCATACAAGTTTATGGCAAGGGTTTGCCCGAGGGGCGGTATCCGTGTTTTTGATGCGCCTGTTCCGGCTATGCCGCTATTGCCGCACGTTCCCCCTCGTCAGCGAAGCAAAGATCCCGACTATACAGAGAAAACCGAAAATTATAAAAGCAACCTGTATGGACTTGAGAAGATGAGGATAAAATGCCGGGGCGATTTCCACCCTCCCCAAATATGTTGCAAAGATTAGCATTGCAATGCCCATACTGAACATCTGGCCCAGAAGCCGCATCGTAGCCAGCATGGACGAAGCCACACCGTAAAGTCTGCTTTCAACAGAGCTCATGATGGCATTTGTATTGGGTGACGAAAACAAAGCGAAGCCGAATCCGAGTATGCACAGGCTCGATACTATAAAAGAAATGGCCGTGTCCGTCTTCAAAAAAACGAGAAGGAAGAGTCCTGTAGCCGTTATACCCATCCCCAGAGAAGCAACGATTCGAGGTTCAATACTGTCAGATATCCTCCCCGCGATGGGGGATATTAAGGCCTGCACAATGGGCTGTGAGACCAGTATGACGCCGGCACCCTGGGGGCTTAATCCTTTTATGTGCTGCAAATAGAAACTTAGAAGAAACCCTACGGCAAATGTTGCACCATAGTGTATTAATGCAGCCATATTTGAGAGCGTAAAGGCCCTGTTTGTCCTCAAAAGGCTTATATTCAGGATAGGGTTTTTCGCACGCAGTTCCCAATAAACAAAAATCCCTATGCCCACGATACCGGCGCATATGAGTGTAAAACCGCTTCTGCCCGGAAGACGGGAAAAGCCGTACATGATACAAAGGAGCATGATGGAATAGATCAACGAGCCAACAGCATCGAAGGTCTCCCCTCTTGCTTCAGCCCATTCCCCCTTGACCTTCCATATGCTGAAAACCATGATAATGACCCCGAATGGCACATTCAGGAAAAAGATGCTTCTCCAGCCGAGGTGCTGTGTCAGTATCCCCCCCAGAAAAGGGCCGAACGAAAGGCCCAGGTATACCGCTGCAACGTTGATGCCTAAAACCTTGCCCCTCTCTCCCGCAGGGAATACTGACGTGAGGATTGCAATACCCGTCCCGAAAATCATGGCGCCGCCTATGCCCTGCAATACCCTGCAACCAATGAGGATTTCCGGGGTTTTTGATACACCCATTAAAAGGGAGGATAAGGTAAATATACATGTTCCGTAAATGAAAATCTTCTTCCTTCCATACATATCTGCGAGCTTCCCGAAGGGGAGAAGAAATATGGCTGCACTCAGGATATATGCCGTGGCTATCCAACTGAGCGTAAGGGCATTTATGGAAAATTCCCTGCCTATGGACGGGAGCGCTACGTTAACCGTGGATAAAGCAAGGGGGGTAAGGAAGGAAGACAGGGTGGTGGCTATTAATACAGGCCATCTGCTTTCTATTTTGCTCTGTTGATCCATTGTGGCCATTACCGGGGCTTACGCCTGTCTCTGTAAGGGGGTCGCCCCCTCTGTCAGCAAAACTGCCAGAGACTCCTCCTTTTGCTCACTGTGTGAGCTAAATAGATTCTATTACCGGGGCTTACACCTGCCTGTGCGTGTCCGCACGCAGACTGGTTGCCCCTTCTTTTTAAATGTTCAAACGGCTTGAACGGTTCACTTGGAATCTACTCCTTCTGAAGGTATCCCATTACCGTATAATACGCTGCACGGTCAAAAAAATAGACAAGCCTTTCGCCAAGCTCAAACATACGGTAGATGTCCACTGCCTTTTCCCAGACACCGAAAGAATAGGTAAACATCCAGATGTGTTTTTTCAACAGGCTCAGGGAGCTTATAACCTCCTCAAGGGTCATCCCGTCTTTGCGCCTGTGGGAACCAAGGCCTGTATAAAACTCCTTGAACTCGCTTTCACCTTTTTCCCCTTTAAGCCATGCCTCAAACTGACCCATGATGAACATAGCCCTTTGAAAAAGATCCTCCTTGTCAAATTGGTGATATCCTCTTGTGGAGGGGTTCGTAGAGATATCATTAAGCCAGAGGCCCACAATTTTTTCAGAGTTTCGCTGCACTGCATCCACAAGTTCATCGGAAAGGAGGTTGCCGGGATATACAACCCTGTTCTGTACTGTTCCCTCGACGAACATTTCTAACGAATCGTGCATGTTCCACAGTTCTTTCTTAAGTTCGACAAATTTTTCTATTGCCCTTACCTGTGAATCAAAGGCAAGCTTCGGGAGGCTCATAACCGGGAAATACCTGCAGTCCGATGCATCATCGCCGGGTTCTTCTTCCCCGCCAATCTTCTCCGCCTCAAAGCTGACAATGAGGAGGTCGCCGTATAAGGGGTTCTTGTGGGAGCTTACATCGATAAGCTGGATTATTTTCCCGTCCACGCCGGTTTCCTCTTTAAGCTCCCTCAGTGCAGCCCCTTCTATGCTCTCACCAACCTCGGCAAAGCCAATGGGGAAACACCACATGTCTTTAAAGGGCTCCTTTGCCCTTTTTACAAGGAGGATTTCTCTGTTCCGGCCCGGAAGGATAACGGTAGCCGCCGGTAAGGGGTTTTCGTAAAACACCTCTCTGCACTGTGAGCAGACCTGTCTTTCCTTACCGTCAAAGGTATCGGTTTTGAGCGTCTTGCCGCATATGGTGCAATAATGCCTTTTTTTCATTTCCTTGCCAGAAATATCCTATCGTCCTTATTAAACCTCATGGTTCCTTTTCTTTCCAGTTCGTCGAGCATCGTTATCGTGACCTTTTCCGGGTCCGCGTCTCTCGATATAAATTCCCTCTTGAAATCTATATAACCGGCAAGGTCCTTCTTCTCGTGCCTGCCGAAGACGATGGCATTTCTGTAATCAATGTACCGTACATCCTGAAAGTGTGCCCTCAGGGCTTCCTCGCCGTTCTCGGCAGAAAAGCCCCTGATAACCCGCCGCAGGTTTGTAAAATCGAAAAACTTCTCCCCCTCCTGAAGCATTGACTCGCTGTGCGTTATGGCAAGAAAAATGCCCGAAGGTCTTAAAAGTCTCTTTGCCTCTTCAATCTCTTCGGGGAAAAAATACAGGGAATAGGCAGAGACAACAAGGTCAAAAGAGCCGTCAGGTATATCTATGGGGCAGGGAAGGATACGTTTTTGAAACAGTGCGGTTTTTGATATTTTACGAGCCGCCCTCAAGAAAGAAGACTCGTTTTCAGAAAGACAGTCGATGCCGAGGATAATGTCGAATCCGTCCCGCAATCCATCTTCGAACCATCCATAACCACATCCGAGATCGAGAACGTCTTTTATCCCGTCCCAATCGATCATATTAACCGCTATTGACCGTATGTCCTCCTTGTTCTCGGAGTGCTTCTTTATCATCTCACCGATGGTTCTGTGGAAACCCAGGTCGGAATAGCTGTGTATGATTTCCCTCATTTTGCATATATATCGTAATTGTCTTTTTTTGTAAACGAAAAACTGACGACGCTTGGTTGAGCACTAATAGTTGAGCGCTTATAGGTTGACAAAACCCCTGTGAGTGTCTAAATATAAGGAATAATAAATTTAATAGGGGTTTCGCGTTCTAAACATTCCATTCTACCAGAGGGGGTATGAAGATGCCGATTTACGAATACTACTGTGAGGCCTGTCACAAAAAATCATCTTTTTTGCTCTTAAGGGTATCCGAGGAAATCGATCCTTACTGTAAGGCCTGTGGCAGCAAAGACGTAAAAAAGCTCATCTCCCGCGTTTCTGTTCCCAAAAGCGAGGAGAAAAGGATGGAAAGCCTCCTCGATCCCTCGAAGTTTTCAGGCCTCGATGAAAACGATCCGGGGAGCGTGGAGCGCGTTATGAGGAAAATGGGGAGAGAGCTTGGCGATGAGCTTGGCGAGGGCCTTGAAGAGACCATGGAAGAGGCGCTGAATGGACCGCAATCTACGCCGGAAAAAGATTTCTGAGAGTCCCCTTCCCCTCTCTTAAAACTTCTGCCCTGTCATCTACAAGGCTAATTACCGTTGATGGAGCGCTTACCAGGATGCCGCCGTCAATAACAAGATCAACGCTCCCTTTAAAGTTCTTCTCAATGTCTCTTGGGTCTGTCAGTATAGCCTCTCCTGCAAACCGTGCGCTCGTATTTATGAGCGGCCTTTCTATTAATCCTGCAATGCCAACGGGCACGGGGTGACCTGGTATTCTTATGCCAACTTCTTTTTTAACGGTCATGAGGAGTTTCGGCATGATCTTTCTTGCCTTGAGAACAAACGTATATGGGCCGGGCAGACACCTTTTTAGGGTCTCAAAGGAAAGGTCGCTCATGACTGCATATGTACTTATATCCTTGAAGTCCCTGCATATTATACTCAGTGCCCTCTTTTCGTCGAGCCTTTTTGTGAGATAAAGCTTCCTTATCGCCTTAATATTGAAAAGGTCACAGCCCATTCCGTAAAAGGTGTCTGTCGGATAAGCGATTATGCCGCCGTTTATCAGGGTCTCTCTGATGAGTTGCGTTATTTTCCTTTTGGGTCTTTGTGGATCCCACTCTACTATCATCTTTTCCTTCCTATAAATTTTGCTGCGGCCCTTCTATTATTCATAAATGCCGCGATCGTCTCTTCATAAAACAACAGTTGAAAATCCCTGAAATACGAGATAAGCTCCCCGTCTTCCAGCAGATAGTCAGGATTTCTCCGTCCGTCTATTTCTGGGGCTTGCGCCTGTCCCCGTAGGGGGGTCGCCCTCTCCCTGGGCATAAGCCCGTGGAGCCTCCCCCTCTCGCTCGCGGTGTTCGCTGTGTAGACTTCCACTTCGTTCTGCCGCTTCAAGAAGGTCTCATAGATAAGTATCCCTCCTTTTCTCAACATGTCCGGTATGTCCCTCATAATATCTCTCAGTAAAAAGTAGAATACGATCACGCAGTCAGCCGAATTGTCTTTGAAGGGCATCGTGGCAGCATCGCCACGAATAATTGATATGGGGTGCCCTGCTGATTCCGTGGTCTTCTTTGCAATGCGGATTGCCTCCATGGATTTTTCTAAACCATACACACAAAAACCTTTTTTCGCAAGAAATATGCTGTCCCTTCCGTTTCCCATGGCGACATCAATTACCTTTTTTCCCGGGATTACCTGCCAGAACTTTTGCAGCAGATCATGGGGCTCTGTGGCTCCGTCGTAATATCCATTCCTGTATTTTTTGTCCCAGTCTGCCATTTACTATATTATATTGCATTCATGGCATATGAAAAATAGATTTTTTTGTTTGGTGATGTTATAAGAAACCATGGCCATACGGGTAGTGTTTTTCGACTGTGACGGAACTTTAACGAAGGTAAAAAGCAGTTGGGAGTATATCCACAGAAGGCTCAACATCTGGGACAATCATGCTGATGAATATCAGATGCTTTTCCGTGAAGGAAAAATAAATTATGATGAGTTTTGCAGAAGGGATGCCCTTTTGTGGAGGGGCCTCAACCTTACCGATGTAGTCGAAATCATAAAGGAAATACCCTATCAGGAGGGCGCCGGAGAGACGGTGGCAACCCTGAGGGGCATGGGCATTTTTACGGTCATTCTCTCTACAGGGCTGTCTTTTCTTGTAAACAGGGTCAGGGATGATCTTGGTGTTCACATGTCTCTGTCCAACGATTTGCTTGTAGAAGACGGGGTGCTTACGGGGGGTACGGCAATCAATGTCCAGTATAATAAAAAGGGTTACTGGGTCAATAAGGTTTTAAAAGAAAGGGGGCTGAACAGGCTTGCCTCCTGTGCTGTTGGAGACGGTGAGGGCGACAGGGACATGTTTGATGCGGTAAACGTATCCATAATGTACGGTTCTGACAACAATGTTGTGCCTTCTTCTGTTTATACAATTCATGAAGGACCGCTTACAAAGGTGGTAGAAATTA
This portion of the Pseudomonadota bacterium genome encodes:
- a CDS encoding lytic murein transglycosylase; this translates as MALFNDTSVKEILEQLLAFREERDWGQFHSPKNLAVSISIYSKSLMILFILLAITTNTAGGTSPFNLPPNGESLIQKIKVNGFSDEEVQKIFSDSRVTLYPEILDKKGHGINYMHKKFGLLTRTSVKRGQKVLQENRLVFEEIENKYGVEKETIVAIYRLETNLGSYEGRYLVFNGLLTLAVLENRRSAWAEKELLNLLIFCKNNKKDPLSIKGSWAGAFGLCQFIPSSVIQYAIDGDGNGEIDLNNFSDAMASIANYLKSNGWVKNDLQKKKQAIWAYNHCDNYVKAIMAYASACKKFNR
- a CDS encoding ATP-dependent 6-phosphofructokinase, with protein sequence MEKGMKIAINTGGGDAPGLNAVIEAVVLAANSRGWDTYGIKNGYAGLLNTDEIIPLTPDKVRHIANIGGTMLGTTNRGNPFQMPITNLAGETEIRDVSDKVVENFRRLHFDCLVAVGGDGSLSIAYDFYKKGIPVIGVPKTIDNDLCGTVITFGFDTAVSIATEAIDRLHSTAKSHERVMVVEVMGRNAGWIALNSGVSGAADVILIPEIPFDIDLICEHIMDRELQGQRYSIVVAAEGAAPLGGQVVDKGKGEAGRQDVVLGGIAEHLAKEISKKTGKDTRSIVLGHLQRGGSPTTFDRLIALRFGAAAVRMIEGKRFGTMVALDPPEVKAIPLEEVIGKIRNVPVDCDTIRTAREIGVSFGD
- a CDS encoding MFS transporter, which gives rise to MDQQSKIESRWPVLIATTLSSFLTPLALSTVNVALPSIGREFSINALTLSWIATAYILSAAIFLLPFGKLADMYGRKKIFIYGTCIFTLSSLLMGVSKTPEILIGCRVLQGIGGAMIFGTGIAILTSVFPAGERGKVLGINVAAVYLGLSFGPFLGGILTQHLGWRSIFFLNVPFGVIIMVFSIWKVKGEWAEARGETFDAVGSLIYSIMLLCIMYGFSRLPGRSGFTLICAGIVGIGIFVYWELRAKNPILNISLLRTNRAFTLSNMAALIHYGATFAVGFLLSFYLQHIKGLSPQGAGVILVSQPIVQALISPIAGRISDSIEPRIVASLGMGITATGLFLLVFLKTDTAISFIVSSLCILGFGFALFSSPNTNAIMSSVESRLYGVASSMLATMRLLGQMFSMGIAMLIFATYLGRVEIAPAFYPHLLKSIQVAFIIFGFLCIVGIFASLTRGNVRQ
- a CDS encoding NUDIX hydrolase; the encoded protein is MKKRHYCTICGKTLKTDTFDGKERQVCSQCREVFYENPLPAATVILPGRNREILLVKRAKEPFKDMWCFPIGFAEVGESIEGAALRELKEETGVDGKIIQLIDVSSHKNPLYGDLLIVSFEAEKIGGEEEPGDDASDCRYFPVMSLPKLAFDSQVRAIEKFVELKKELWNMHDSLEMFVEGTVQNRVVYPGNLLSDELVDAVQRNSEKIVGLWLNDISTNPSTRGYHQFDKEDLFQRAMFIMGQFEAWLKGEKGESEFKEFYTGLGSHRRKDGMTLEEVISSLSLLKKHIWMFTYSFGVWEKAVDIYRMFELGERLVYFFDRAAYYTVMGYLQKE
- a CDS encoding class I SAM-dependent methyltransferase: MREIIHSYSDLGFHRTIGEMIKKHSENKEDIRSIAVNMIDWDGIKDVLDLGCGYGWFEDGLRDGFDIILGIDCLSENESSFLRAARKISKTALFQKRILPCPIDIPDGSFDLVVSAYSLYFFPEEIEEAKRLLRPSGIFLAITHSESMLQEGEKFFDFTNLRRVIRGFSAENGEEALRAHFQDVRYIDYRNAIVFGRHEKKDLAGYIDFKREFISRDADPEKVTITMLDELERKGTMRFNKDDRIFLARK
- a CDS encoding zinc ribbon domain-containing protein, with the translated sequence MPIYEYYCEACHKKSSFLLLRVSEEIDPYCKACGSKDVKKLISRVSVPKSEEKRMESLLDPSKFSGLDENDPGSVERVMRKMGRELGDELGEGLEETMEEALNGPQSTPEKDF
- a CDS encoding L-threonylcarbamoyladenylate synthase — translated: MIVEWDPQRPKRKITQLIRETLINGGIIAYPTDTFYGMGCDLFNIKAIRKLYLTKRLDEKRALSIICRDFKDISTYAVMSDLSFETLKRCLPGPYTFVLKARKIMPKLLMTVKKEVGIRIPGHPVPVGIAGLIERPLINTSARFAGEAILTDPRDIEKNFKGSVDLVIDGGILVSAPSTVISLVDDRAEVLREGKGTLRNLFPA
- a CDS encoding methyltransferase domain-containing protein, with protein sequence MADWDKKYRNGYYDGATEPHDLLQKFWQVIPGKKVIDVAMGNGRDSIFLAKKGFCVYGLEKSMEAIRIAKKTTESAGHPISIIRGDAATMPFKDNSADCVIVFYFLLRDIMRDIPDMLRKGGILIYETFLKRQNEVEVYTANTASERGRLHGLMPRERATPLRGQAQAPEIDGRRNPDYLLEDGELISYFRDFQLLFYEETIAAFMNNRRAAAKFIGRKR
- a CDS encoding HAD-IB family phosphatase; protein product: MAIRVVFFDCDGTLTKVKSSWEYIHRRLNIWDNHADEYQMLFREGKINYDEFCRRDALLWRGLNLTDVVEIIKEIPYQEGAGETVATLRGMGIFTVILSTGLSFLVNRVRDDLGVHMSLSNDLLVEDGVLTGGTAINVQYNKKGYWVNKVLKERGLNRLASCAVGDGEGDRDMFDAVNVSIMYGSDNNVVPSSVYTIHEGPLTKVVEIIKDHSGDNEM